A single window of Rana temporaria chromosome 1, aRanTem1.1, whole genome shotgun sequence DNA harbors:
- the LOC120924869 gene encoding olfactory receptor 10A5-like, giving the protein MIGFQIPLPFKKLLFAIFLVTYMFTVSGNVLIIVLSFTSQQLNKPMYFFLSNLSVCEIILTTNIVPNMLCLLMVDQVIISVPECFLQFYMFGTSATTECFLLAVMSYDRYLAICSPLHYTSIMNERLCFKLVVIVWTTGFMATVGTIIQMSSLKFCKTNGIDHFFCDREPILGLSCSDTAEVEVQALVFSFCITLWPFIMIVWSYISILRTIFKMITSKERYKTFSTCSSHLIVVSMYYGTLIIMYVVPSNNQSFNVNKLLSLLYIVVTPLLNPIIYSFMNKELRNALLQCIYNMSLCRKY; this is encoded by the coding sequence AAATACCTCTCCCTTTTAAAAAGTTACTATTTGCAATTTTTCTAGTGACATACATGTTTACTGTGTCCGGAAATGTTTTAATTATAGTGCTTTCATTCACATCTCAACAACTCAACAAACCTATGTACTTTTTCTTAAGCAACTTATCTGTATGTGAAATTATTTTGACCACAAACATTGTCCCTAATATGTTATGTTTACTAATGGTTGATCAGGTAATCATCTCTGTGCCAGAATGTTTTCTTCAGTTTTACATGTTTGGAACTTCTGCCACAACAGAATGCTTTCTTCTTGCTGTCATGTCTTATGATCGCTACTTAGCCATTTGTAGCCCACTGCATTATACCTCTATCATGAATGAAAGACTTTGCTTTAAACTTGTAGTTATTGTTTGGACAACAGGCTTCATGGCTACAGTAGGGACAATTATACAGATGAGCAGTTTGAAGTTTTGCAAGACTAACGGCATTGATCATTTCTTTTGTGACCGAGAGCCCATCTTAGGTCTTTCTTGTTCAGACACGGCTGAAGTTGAAGTGCAAGCCcttgttttttcattttgcatCACTCTCTGGCCTTTTATAATGATTGTCTGGTCTTATATTTCTATTCTCCGTACTAtattcaaaatgatcacaagcaAGGAAAGATATAAAACATTTTCAACCTGTAGTTCTCATCTAATAGTGGTCAGCATGTATTATGGAACTTTAATAATAATGTATGTGGTGCCTTCCAATAATCAATCATTTAATGTCAACAAACTGTTGTCATTACTATATATTGTGGTGACTCCACTGTTAAATCCTATCATATACAGTTTTATGAATAAGGAACTAAGAAATGCACTGCTACAATGCATTTACAACATGTCATTGTGTAGAAAATATTGA